From Sceloporus undulatus isolate JIND9_A2432 ecotype Alabama chromosome 6, SceUnd_v1.1, whole genome shotgun sequence, one genomic window encodes:
- the LSM5 gene encoding U6 snRNA-associated Sm-like protein LSm5, translating to MVNSEITPEGRRITKLDQILLNGNNITMLVPGGEGPEV from the exons atggtcaaCAGTGAGATCACACCCGAAGGACGAAGAATCACAAAATTAGATCAGATTTTGCTAAATGGAAATAACATAACAATG CTGGTTCCTGGAGGAGAAGGACCAGAAGTATAA